From the Paenibacillus sp. FSL H8-0548 genome, one window contains:
- a CDS encoding alpha-N-arabinofuranosidase yields the protein MANRVTINADLAAGTINRNIYGHFSEHLGRCIYEGIWVGEDSPIPNTNGIRNDIVAALKQLKIPVLRWPGGCFADEYHWKDGIGPREARKRMINTHWGGVVENNHFGTHEFLMLCEMLECEPYISGNVGSGTVQEMSEWVEYMTFDGVSPMAELRQENGREKPWNVKYFGVGNENWGCGGNMRPEYYADLYRRYQTYVRNYGENKIHKIACGPNVDDYRWMEVLMREAHGMMDSISLHYYTIPGETWHEKGAATGFNEDEWYSTLKKALTMDELIERHSTIMDRYDPSKRIGLIVDEWGTWFDVEPGTNPGFLYQQNTIRDALVAGVTLNIFHDHCDRVQMANIAQVINVLQSVILTEGEKMVLTPTYHVFDMYKVHQDATLLTTSIDSQDYAHNEQKIPQVSVSASKDAEGRIHVSLCNLDNQSGADVEIDLRGLASAGLKVTGTELTASIKDAHNTFEQPDAVVPTAYQAFTVNGTTISAKLSPMSVTVLELISE from the coding sequence TTGGCAAACCGAGTAACGATTAACGCAGATTTGGCAGCAGGCACAATTAACCGTAATATTTACGGGCATTTCTCCGAGCATTTAGGCCGTTGTATTTATGAGGGCATTTGGGTAGGCGAGGATTCTCCGATTCCGAACACGAACGGCATTCGCAATGACATCGTAGCAGCTCTTAAACAACTGAAGATTCCTGTTCTTCGCTGGCCGGGCGGCTGCTTTGCCGACGAGTATCATTGGAAGGACGGCATTGGACCGCGCGAAGCACGTAAACGGATGATCAATACCCATTGGGGCGGCGTAGTGGAGAACAACCATTTTGGAACCCATGAGTTTTTGATGCTTTGTGAAATGCTGGAGTGCGAGCCTTATATTTCGGGTAATGTGGGAAGTGGTACCGTTCAGGAAATGTCGGAGTGGGTGGAATACATGACCTTCGATGGAGTTTCCCCGATGGCAGAGCTTCGTCAGGAGAATGGCAGAGAAAAGCCGTGGAATGTGAAATATTTTGGCGTAGGCAATGAGAACTGGGGCTGCGGCGGCAATATGCGTCCTGAATATTATGCTGACCTTTATCGAAGATATCAAACCTATGTACGCAATTATGGAGAGAACAAAATTCATAAAATCGCGTGCGGACCGAATGTCGACGACTATCGCTGGATGGAAGTTCTTATGCGCGAGGCGCACGGGATGATGGATTCGATTTCCTTGCATTATTACACAATTCCGGGTGAAACCTGGCATGAAAAAGGCGCAGCGACAGGCTTCAATGAGGATGAATGGTACAGTACGCTTAAGAAAGCACTTACGATGGATGAGCTGATCGAGCGTCATTCCACGATCATGGATCGTTATGATCCAAGCAAGCGTATCGGGCTTATCGTTGACGAGTGGGGCACTTGGTTCGATGTTGAGCCGGGAACGAACCCTGGCTTCCTGTACCAACAAAATACGATTCGGGATGCGCTTGTTGCAGGTGTAACGCTTAATATTTTCCACGATCATTGTGATCGGGTTCAAATGGCTAACATTGCGCAAGTTATCAATGTGCTGCAATCTGTAATTCTGACCGAGGGTGAGAAGATGGTTCTGACACCAACGTATCATGTGTTCGATATGTATAAGGTGCATCAGGATGCGACGCTTCTTACAACGTCGATCGACAGCCAGGATTATGCGCATAATGAGCAGAAGATACCTCAGGTTTCCGTATCTGCTTCGAAGGATGCAGAAGGCCGCATTCATGTCAGCCTTTGCAATCTGGACAATCAGTCAGGTGCTGATGTGGAGATCGATCTTCGCGGTTTGGCAAGCGCTGGCCTTAAGGTTACAGGAACGGAGCTTACAGCTTCTATAAAGGATGCACATAATACGTTTGAGCAGCCGGATGCGGTGGTACCGACCGCTTATCAAGCCTTTACTGTAAACGGTACAACCATTAGCGCGAAGCTCTCGCCGATGTCGGTTACTGTGCTTGAGCTGATTTCGGAATAA
- a CDS encoding alpha/beta hydrolase family protein, with protein sequence MALITCHFYSEALGLSTSMTVILPQQTTSQIGLNNRSGKKLHKTLYLLHGFSDDDTIWARRTSVERYVAELGLAVVMPNVHQSFYTDMEYGNKYWTFLTEELPQVARSFFPLSDAREDNYVAGLSMGGYGAFKWALSYPDRFAAAGSLSGALDMANHVKDPAMPHMKPYFNLIYGEKEILGTDNDLLHLLSTKSKSMVKKPALYQCCGTEDFLYNDNIAFRDACTQEDYPLTYVEGPGSHEWGYWDTHIQHFLAWLPLSDQ encoded by the coding sequence TTGGCGCTCATTACCTGTCATTTTTATTCAGAAGCATTAGGCCTTAGTACGTCAATGACTGTCATTTTACCGCAGCAAACGACCTCGCAAATTGGACTAAACAATCGCAGTGGCAAAAAGCTGCATAAAACGCTGTACTTGCTGCATGGCTTTTCTGATGACGATACGATCTGGGCTAGACGAACCTCTGTCGAACGTTATGTTGCGGAGCTTGGACTTGCTGTTGTTATGCCTAATGTGCATCAAAGCTTCTATACCGATATGGAATACGGCAACAAATATTGGACCTTTCTAACCGAAGAGCTTCCTCAAGTCGCTAGATCCTTCTTTCCTTTATCAGACGCTAGAGAGGATAATTATGTTGCAGGCTTGTCTATGGGCGGCTATGGAGCGTTCAAATGGGCTTTAAGCTATCCTGATCGTTTTGCTGCTGCGGGAAGCTTGTCTGGTGCGCTGGACATGGCTAATCATGTGAAGGACCCTGCAATGCCGCATATGAAGCCGTACTTTAATCTCATCTATGGCGAGAAAGAGATTTTAGGAACGGATAATGACTTGCTGCATCTTCTCTCTACGAAATCGAAGTCGATGGTGAAGAAGCCGGCACTTTATCAGTGCTGCGGTACCGAAGATTTCTTGTACAACGATAATATCGCTTTCCGAGATGCGTGCACACAAGAAGATTATCCATTAACGTACGTAGAGGGCCCGGGCAGTCATGAATGGGGCTACTGGGATACACATATTCAGCATTTTTTAGCTTGGCTGCCATTATCGGATCAATAA
- a CDS encoding aldo/keto reductase yields MKLMPLERRGISDSRLALGCMGLGGSWDLADPITTNHIRQAEEAVEAALSIGITMYDHADIYTRGKAESVFGQVLKQQPKLREQIVIQSKVGIQLADGTLPGRFNFSKEHILPSVNGILERLGTEYLDVLLLHRPDPLMEPDDIAEAFTKLKLSGKVRNFGVSNMSPGQIRFLQRSLPDPIVVNQLELSLLRHDFIDQGIHVNQKAGLKDNFAEGLVEFMQMEDIQMQAWGPLAQGRFSGRVSEAASEAELKTSALVKQIAEENETTTVAIVLAWLMKHPARIQPVIGTVNATRILSCKDAAKQADIMTREQWYSLLVSARGVNMP; encoded by the coding sequence ATGAAATTGATGCCACTTGAGCGTCGTGGAATATCGGACAGCCGTCTTGCTCTGGGCTGCATGGGACTTGGCGGTAGCTGGGATCTCGCAGACCCTATTACGACTAATCATATCCGTCAAGCGGAGGAAGCTGTTGAAGCTGCTTTATCCATCGGCATTACGATGTACGATCACGCGGACATTTATACAAGAGGCAAGGCTGAATCTGTATTCGGACAAGTACTGAAGCAGCAGCCCAAGCTTCGAGAGCAAATCGTTATTCAATCCAAAGTAGGCATTCAGCTCGCTGATGGCACTTTGCCAGGACGTTTCAATTTCTCGAAAGAGCATATTTTGCCATCGGTGAACGGTATTTTAGAACGGCTTGGAACGGAGTACTTAGATGTGCTGCTGCTTCACCGCCCAGATCCTCTCATGGAGCCGGACGACATTGCAGAAGCATTCACGAAGCTAAAGCTGTCAGGCAAGGTGCGTAATTTCGGTGTATCCAATATGAGTCCTGGGCAAATTCGCTTCCTTCAGCGTTCACTCCCTGATCCCATTGTCGTAAACCAGCTTGAGCTTAGTCTCCTTCGTCATGACTTTATTGATCAAGGTATCCATGTCAACCAAAAGGCTGGCTTAAAAGATAATTTCGCTGAAGGTCTAGTGGAATTTATGCAAATGGAAGATATTCAAATGCAAGCATGGGGTCCGCTTGCACAAGGCAGATTCTCTGGCAGAGTATCCGAGGCTGCTTCTGAGGCAGAATTAAAAACATCCGCCTTAGTGAAACAGATCGCAGAAGAGAATGAAACCACTACAGTGGCCATTGTGCTAGCTTGGCTGATGAAGCATCCTGCGCGTATTCAGCCTGTCATTGGAACGGTTAACGCTACGCGAATTCTTTCCTGCAAGGACGCAGCTAAACAAGCTGATATCATGACTCGGGAGCAGTGGTATTCCCTACTTGTAAGCGCTCGCGGCGTTAATATGCCGTAA
- a CDS encoding C40 family peptidase has protein sequence MRKLNIMKSIAKAGLCSAIVLSAITFGSFAQKASAATPETINLISEGKQYLGTPYKFGAPAGVTYAFDCSSFTQFLFKGLDVKLPRTSSAQATVGKTVAKGSLSMGDLVFFKTNGKSISHVAIYAGDNKIIHSSTSQGVTVSSLGTSYWAKSYVTAKRVLS, from the coding sequence ATGAGAAAATTAAACATTATGAAATCGATTGCCAAAGCAGGCTTATGCAGCGCGATCGTACTATCGGCAATCACTTTCGGCTCATTTGCGCAGAAGGCAAGTGCAGCGACACCAGAAACTATCAATCTTATCTCTGAAGGCAAACAATATCTCGGAACACCTTATAAATTCGGTGCACCCGCTGGCGTTACATACGCTTTTGATTGTTCATCCTTTACTCAGTTCTTATTCAAAGGTCTTGACGTTAAGCTCCCGCGTACTTCATCAGCACAGGCGACAGTTGGCAAGACCGTAGCGAAGGGCTCTCTGAGCATGGGCGATCTTGTTTTCTTTAAAACCAATGGAAAATCCATTAGTCATGTAGCGATTTACGCAGGAGATAACAAAATCATTCACAGCTCTACGAGTCAAGGCGTCACCGTTTCCAGCCTAGGCACCAGCTATTGGGCCAAAAGCTACGTGACTGCAAAACGTGTTTTAAGCTAA
- a CDS encoding AraC family transcriptional regulator: MNFLFDPVKFEGHNFLWSHTVRTDTAYPGFYHWHQCMELLYIHEGEGSVIVNQHSYELRRGMLFLFQPFQLHKVFASVSEETPYTRSISFFDPSAVAEGIVSFPLRHSLLMKVWQGKEVGPAFDLLTVSDELEDCFIHYEEMSQQGRGQTQEEVAMLLLQIMGLIHRSQGDKQIHENIITSGRALRYSEQIMQWIEGHYAEEVSLEQLAEHMHLSKFYVSRVFHEETGSNITDYLTARRIKQASRLLQSTAYSIEQVGIQVGYPNDSYFIHTFKKVVGVTPLRYRQRHKGSLI, from the coding sequence ATGAATTTCTTATTCGATCCTGTCAAATTCGAAGGCCATAATTTTTTGTGGTCGCATACGGTACGAACGGATACTGCTTATCCAGGCTTTTATCACTGGCATCAATGCATGGAGCTTCTTTATATTCATGAAGGTGAAGGCAGTGTTATCGTAAATCAACATAGCTATGAGCTGAGGCGAGGCATGCTGTTTTTATTTCAGCCCTTCCAATTGCATAAAGTGTTTGCGAGCGTAAGCGAAGAGACGCCTTATACACGATCCATCTCTTTCTTCGATCCGTCGGCTGTGGCGGAAGGTATAGTGTCCTTTCCACTGCGGCACAGCTTGCTGATGAAGGTATGGCAGGGTAAAGAGGTTGGACCGGCCTTTGATTTACTGACGGTAAGTGATGAATTAGAAGATTGCTTCATACATTACGAGGAGATGAGCCAGCAGGGGAGAGGGCAGACGCAGGAAGAGGTAGCGATGCTGCTGCTGCAGATAATGGGGCTTATCCATAGATCGCAAGGCGATAAGCAAATTCATGAGAATATAATAACGAGTGGAAGAGCTCTTCGTTACTCAGAACAGATTATGCAATGGATTGAGGGGCATTATGCGGAGGAGGTTAGCCTTGAACAGCTGGCTGAGCATATGCATTTATCCAAGTTTTATGTTTCTCGCGTGTTTCATGAGGAGACCGGGAGCAATATTACGGATTATTTAACGGCAAGAAGAATTAAGCAAGCAAGCAGGCTGCTGCAATCGACGGCATATTCAATTGAGCAAGTAGGGATTCAGGTTGGCTATCCGAATGATTCTTATTTTATCCATACGTTCAAAAAGGTCGTCGGTGTTACTCCATTGAGGTATCGACAACGGCATAAAGGAAGCCTGATATAG
- a CDS encoding ATP-dependent DNA ligase, with protein sequence MKPMLLTEHDKPFDDPNYIFEPIIDGHRLQLSLFASKVKLYTRHFNEVTRQYPELHNVPLGQPADVILDGEVAYVNPETGAVEFETLQERYRMNKDPRIREAKRSNPVIFFVFDILYYNGMDLRKTPLLARKKLLQLVLEDNAFYKKMLFVEDEGVALFELVKRSELEGVACKRKDSLYAEGRGNSWIKVKNNEYHSIACHSHAQGS encoded by the coding sequence ATGAAACCAATGCTCTTGACCGAGCACGACAAGCCCTTTGATGATCCTAATTATATTTTTGAGCCGATTATTGATGGTCACCGTTTGCAGCTTTCTTTATTTGCGAGCAAAGTAAAGCTATATACTAGACACTTTAATGAAGTTACACGGCAATATCCTGAATTACATAATGTTCCTTTGGGACAGCCCGCTGATGTTATTTTGGACGGCGAGGTTGCTTATGTAAATCCGGAAACGGGAGCCGTGGAGTTTGAAACATTGCAGGAGAGGTACAGAATGAACAAAGATCCGCGCATCCGCGAGGCTAAGCGAAGCAATCCTGTTATTTTTTTTGTATTCGATATTCTTTATTACAATGGCATGGATTTGCGGAAGACACCGCTGCTTGCACGTAAGAAGCTGCTGCAATTGGTTTTGGAGGATAATGCTTTTTACAAAAAAATGCTTTTTGTAGAGGACGAGGGCGTAGCTTTATTTGAGCTCGTTAAGCGCTCGGAGCTCGAGGGTGTAGCGTGCAAAAGAAAGGACAGCTTGTACGCCGAAGGGCGAGGGAATAGCTGGATAAAAGTTAAAAATAACGAGTATCATTCGATTGCATGCCATAGCCACGCTCAGGGAAGTTAG
- a CDS encoding alpha/beta-type small acid-soluble spore protein, whose translation MANRNNQLLVPQARAALEQLKYEIAQELGIQLPQDGYYGNMTTRDMGSIGGSITRRLVQMAEQQLTSRHS comes from the coding sequence ATGGCAAACCGAAACAATCAACTTTTAGTCCCGCAAGCACGTGCAGCGCTGGAGCAGCTAAAATATGAAATTGCTCAAGAGCTAGGGATACAACTTCCGCAGGATGGCTACTACGGAAACATGACCACACGCGATATGGGTTCCATCGGCGGATCAATTACTCGCCGCCTTGTTCAAATGGCCGAGCAGCAGCTCACAAGCCGTCACTCGTAA
- the fabV gene encoding enoyl-ACP reductase FabV: MIIQPKTRGFICTTAHPEGCAQQVQRQINYVSAQPPIKGPKNVLVIGASTGYGLASRIVSSFAAGANTIGVYFDKAAEGARTASAGWYNSAAFEEAAAAAGRKSYSIVGDAFSDEIKAKTIDLIRTELGQIDLVVYSVASPRRTHPKTGETFSSVIKPLGGTYTNKTVNFHSGDVTQATIEPATEDELRQTIAVMGGEDWQMWIDELSQAGALAEGATTVAYSYIGPEITHAVYREGTIGAAKNDLEATAHRLNEQLSHQGGRAFVSVNKALVTQSSSAIPVVPLYISALYKVMKEKGIHEGCIEQMYRLFSDRLYSKDDALVDERGLIRVDDWEMRPEIQAEVAEVWAKLTTENVYELSDLEGYRREFFQLFGFETDGIDYEADVNPDVNITNLK, encoded by the coding sequence ATGATTATTCAACCAAAAACACGCGGATTTATTTGTACAACAGCTCATCCAGAGGGCTGCGCGCAGCAGGTACAGCGCCAAATCAATTATGTAAGTGCACAGCCGCCCATTAAAGGGCCTAAAAACGTACTAGTCATTGGCGCATCAACAGGCTACGGTCTCGCTTCCCGTATCGTCTCCTCCTTCGCAGCAGGCGCCAATACGATTGGCGTTTATTTCGACAAAGCTGCTGAAGGCGCTCGCACAGCATCGGCTGGCTGGTATAATTCCGCCGCATTCGAAGAGGCAGCAGCTGCCGCTGGACGCAAATCCTACAGCATCGTTGGCGATGCATTCTCGGATGAGATTAAAGCAAAAACCATTGATCTTATTCGTACTGAGCTTGGTCAAATTGATCTCGTCGTATACAGCGTCGCTTCTCCTCGGCGTACACATCCAAAAACGGGTGAAACCTTCTCTTCCGTTATTAAACCGCTTGGCGGCACCTATACGAACAAAACGGTTAACTTCCACAGCGGAGACGTTACTCAAGCAACGATTGAGCCTGCTACAGAAGACGAGCTTCGTCAAACGATAGCTGTTATGGGCGGCGAAGACTGGCAAATGTGGATTGACGAGCTATCGCAAGCAGGCGCACTTGCAGAAGGTGCAACGACCGTAGCCTACTCCTATATTGGACCGGAAATTACGCATGCCGTTTACCGCGAAGGTACGATCGGTGCTGCCAAAAACGACCTGGAAGCAACAGCTCACCGTCTCAACGAGCAGCTTAGCCATCAAGGCGGACGTGCTTTCGTATCGGTTAATAAAGCACTGGTAACACAATCAAGCTCCGCTATTCCAGTGGTTCCGCTTTATATTTCTGCACTGTACAAGGTAATGAAGGAAAAAGGCATTCACGAGGGCTGTATCGAGCAAATGTATCGCCTATTCTCCGATCGCCTATACAGTAAAGATGACGCGCTCGTTGACGAGAGAGGTCTTATCCGTGTAGATGATTGGGAAATGCGCCCTGAAATTCAAGCTGAGGTTGCAGAGGTTTGGGCTAAGCTTACAACGGAGAACGTATATGAGCTTTCTGATCTTGAAGGCTACCGTCGTGAGTTTTTCCAACTGTTCGGCTTTGAAACGGACGGCATTGATTACGAAGCAGATGTTAATCCGGATGTTAACATCACTAATCTTAAATAA
- a CDS encoding cold-shock protein translates to MEQGTVKWFNAEKGFGFIEVEGGNDVFVHFSAIQGEGFKSLDEGQRVEFNVTQGNRGPQAENVVKL, encoded by the coding sequence ATGGAACAAGGTACAGTAAAATGGTTTAACGCAGAGAAAGGCTTTGGCTTTATTGAAGTAGAGGGCGGCAATGACGTATTCGTTCATTTCTCCGCTATTCAAGGCGAAGGCTTCAAATCACTTGACGAAGGTCAACGCGTTGAGTTCAACGTAACTCAAGGCAACCGTGGACCACAAGCAGAAAACGTTGTAAAACTATAG
- a CDS encoding CAP domain-containing protein: MKKLIVFVALLCAVGCSATPITPKGSGPNVTQASSIASQASTPTSLSLKSKWTSTDLSSKAYTADQAKTSIHYDQEVLAFVNAERAKLGLQVLIMDDSLTKMALVKAQDLHNNRYFDHNSPTYGTPFQMMEKFKISYDVAGENIAKGQPTPVKVMNDWMNSAGHRANILNKSFTKVGIAYFKGTWAQEFTG, from the coding sequence ATGAAGAAGCTTATTGTATTTGTCGCCTTATTATGTGCTGTTGGCTGCTCTGCTACTCCCATTACTCCCAAGGGAAGCGGACCCAACGTCACACAAGCCTCATCGATTGCCTCACAGGCATCTACCCCAACGTCGCTTTCATTGAAATCCAAATGGACTTCAACAGATCTATCGTCGAAAGCTTACACAGCCGATCAAGCCAAAACCTCTATCCATTATGACCAGGAAGTATTAGCGTTCGTGAACGCTGAACGAGCTAAACTCGGCTTGCAGGTTCTGATTATGGACGATTCATTAACCAAAATGGCTTTGGTAAAAGCTCAGGATCTGCACAACAATCGCTATTTCGATCATAACTCTCCGACCTACGGAACACCATTTCAAATGATGGAGAAATTCAAAATCAGCTATGATGTGGCTGGAGAAAATATTGCGAAGGGCCAGCCTACCCCTGTGAAGGTCATGAATGATTGGATGAATAGCGCAGGCCATCGAGCTAATATTTTAAATAAAAGCTTCACTAAAGTTGGCATCGCTTATTTTAAAGGTACATGGGCGCAAGAATTTACCGGCTGA
- the hisC gene encoding histidinol-phosphate transaminase: MKEKLEVQPRKALDIMKPYSPGKPIWEVQEELGLERVIKLASNENPLGPSPKALEAIQGVLTDLHRYPDAQTIGLKRKIAEHYDLSSNQVIVTNGGDELITLVSEAFLDAGDEIIIPGPTFSEYEFGAQIMGARAVTVQLKENFDYDLASILSAVTDRTKIVYLCSPNNPTGTILSKIVLKQLLDALPKRVLVMLDAAYSHFVSVEDYSDGMEFVRAGYPLLVLKTFSKIYGLAGIRVGFGAASEQIIQNILQVKEPFNVNALAQAAAAAAIDDIDHISRSQALVKEERERLYEAFRQLSIEYTVSMSNFVLVKLGERAEAIYEQLMARGIIVRHAGIWSLPAYIRISIGTAEENDILVSVLKELL; this comes from the coding sequence ATGAAAGAGAAGCTTGAGGTTCAGCCGCGCAAAGCATTGGATATCATGAAGCCGTATTCGCCAGGAAAGCCGATATGGGAGGTGCAGGAGGAGCTTGGATTGGAGCGAGTAATTAAGCTTGCGTCTAATGAAAACCCGCTGGGGCCGTCTCCGAAAGCGCTGGAAGCGATACAAGGGGTACTTACAGATCTTCATCGCTACCCGGACGCTCAGACGATCGGTTTGAAGCGTAAAATTGCAGAGCATTATGATCTTAGCAGCAATCAAGTTATTGTAACGAATGGCGGCGATGAGCTGATTACGCTCGTATCGGAAGCTTTTTTGGATGCTGGTGATGAAATCATCATACCGGGACCTACGTTTAGTGAATATGAATTCGGTGCACAGATCATGGGAGCAAGAGCGGTAACGGTTCAGCTTAAAGAAAATTTTGATTATGATCTAGCGTCTATTTTATCTGCTGTAACTGATCGCACAAAAATCGTATATTTATGCTCGCCCAATAATCCAACAGGTACCATATTGTCCAAAATAGTGCTAAAGCAGCTGCTTGATGCGTTGCCCAAACGAGTTCTCGTAATGCTTGATGCAGCGTATAGTCATTTTGTTTCAGTAGAGGATTATTCCGATGGGATGGAATTTGTACGGGCGGGCTATCCTTTGCTGGTCTTAAAAACCTTCTCTAAAATTTATGGACTTGCCGGCATTCGGGTTGGTTTCGGAGCTGCATCTGAACAAATTATTCAAAATATCCTTCAGGTGAAGGAGCCTTTTAACGTAAATGCTCTGGCACAAGCGGCGGCCGCAGCTGCAATTGATGATATTGATCATATCTCGCGTTCGCAAGCGCTAGTGAAGGAAGAGCGTGAACGATTATATGAAGCTTTCCGCCAGCTCAGCATTGAGTATACGGTTAGTATGAGCAACTTCGTGCTCGTCAAGCTAGGAGAAAGAGCAGAAGCTATTTATGAGCAGCTAATGGCACGAGGAATCATCGTTCGTCACGCGGGAATTTGGTCACTGCCGGCGTATATTCGTATTTCTATCGGAACGGCTGAGGAGAACGATATTTTGGTATCAGTGCTCAAAGAGCTTCTATAA
- a CDS encoding IS1182 family transposase, translating into MISNQQSLNLSPYMGIYDIVVPKDNMLREINDLVDFSFIHEELEVNYCLDNGRNAVPPIRMFKYLLLKSIFDLSDVDVVERSKYDMSFKYFLDMAPEDAVINPSSLTKFRKLRLKDILLLDMLIQKTVEIALEKELIKSKSIIVDATHTKARYNQQSPKEFLIEKSKLLRKAVYQIDESMKEKFPSKTTTNELTDELAYCQKVIAVVEKEEAISQYPKVQEKLNYLKEIVADHHEQLQLSNDTDARVGHKSADSSFFGYKTHIAMNEERIITAAIVTTGEKNDGKQLQTLIEKSIETGMEIDTVIGDTAYSEKDNIQYANENELKLVSKLNPMISDGARRKEDEFDFNKDAGMYVCKAGHMAIRKARTGTKNVAKNQVNTFYFDINKCQQCPFKDGCYKEGAKTKTYSVSIKSAEHSGQKEFQDSEYFKEKAKERYKIEAKNSELKHRHGYDVADASGLLGMEMQGAVAIFTVNVKRILKLMK; encoded by the coding sequence ATGATTTCAAATCAACAAAGCTTAAACCTTAGTCCTTATATGGGCATATACGATATCGTTGTCCCTAAAGATAATATGCTTCGAGAGATTAATGACCTTGTGGATTTCTCTTTTATCCATGAAGAGTTAGAAGTGAATTATTGTTTGGACAATGGTCGAAATGCTGTTCCCCCTATTCGGATGTTTAAATATTTGTTATTGAAATCCATCTTCGATTTATCGGACGTAGATGTGGTTGAACGCTCAAAATACGACATGTCTTTTAAATATTTCTTAGATATGGCGCCAGAAGACGCAGTTATCAATCCCAGTTCATTAACGAAGTTTCGCAAGCTTCGCTTGAAAGATATCCTTCTGCTCGATATGCTTATCCAAAAAACAGTAGAAATCGCCTTGGAAAAAGAACTCATTAAAAGCAAATCAATCATCGTAGATGCGACACATACAAAAGCAAGATATAATCAGCAATCGCCGAAGGAATTCTTAATCGAGAAATCAAAATTACTTCGCAAAGCTGTCTACCAGATCGACGAATCGATGAAAGAGAAATTTCCATCGAAAACAACAACCAACGAATTAACAGATGAATTGGCGTATTGTCAAAAAGTGATTGCGGTTGTTGAAAAGGAAGAAGCCATCAGCCAATATCCAAAAGTTCAGGAAAAGCTGAACTACTTGAAAGAGATAGTAGCGGATCATCATGAGCAATTGCAACTCTCAAACGACACGGATGCTCGTGTGGGACACAAGTCAGCCGATTCTTCCTTCTTTGGTTACAAAACACATATTGCCATGAATGAAGAGCGAATCATCACTGCCGCTATCGTGACAACGGGAGAAAAGAATGATGGAAAGCAATTGCAAACCTTGATTGAGAAGAGTATAGAAACAGGTATGGAGATTGACACCGTTATTGGGGATACCGCTTATTCAGAAAAGGATAATATCCAGTACGCCAATGAAAACGAACTTAAACTGGTATCCAAATTAAATCCAATGATTTCAGATGGCGCTCGTCGTAAAGAGGACGAATTTGATTTCAATAAAGATGCAGGCATGTACGTGTGCAAAGCTGGACATATGGCCATCCGCAAGGCAAGAACTGGAACAAAGAATGTAGCGAAAAACCAAGTCAACACCTTTTATTTTGATATAAACAAATGTCAGCAATGTCCTTTCAAAGATGGCTGCTATAAAGAAGGAGCAAAGACAAAGACGTACTCGGTTAGCATTAAATCAGCAGAACATAGCGGACAAAAGGAATTTCAAGATAGTGAGTACTTCAAAGAGAAGGCAAAAGAACGCTATAAAATTGAAGCGAAGAATAGCGAACTAAAGCACCGACACGGGTATGATGTAGCCGATGCCTCGGGTTTATTAGGAATGGAGATGCAAGGTGCCGTGGCGATATTCACGGTCAATGTGAAGCGGATATTGAAACTAATGAAGTAG